A window from Rana temporaria chromosome 8, aRanTem1.1, whole genome shotgun sequence encodes these proteins:
- the TIMM10 gene encoding mitochondrial import inner membrane translocase subunit Tim10, with amino-acid sequence MDPLRAQQLAAELEVEMMADMYNRMTGACHKKCVPPHYKEPELSKGESVCLDRCVSKYLDIHERMGKKLTELSMQDEELMKKMQQGMGPAQ; translated from the exons ATGGATCCCTTAAGAGCTCAGCAACTAGCAGCAGAACTTGAAGTGGAGATGATGGCAGATATGTATAAccg aaTGACTGGAGCCTGTCACAAAAAGTGCGTTCCTCCTCACTATAAGGAGCCAGAACTGTCTAAAGGAGAGAGTGTTTGCCTGGACCGCTGTGTCTCAAAGTACCTGGATATTCATGAGCGGATGGGCAAGAAACTCACAGAACTGTCAATGCAAGATGAGGAACTGATGAAGAAGATGCAACAGGGAATGGGACCTGCACAATAA